The following coding sequences lie in one Enterococcus sp. 9E7_DIV0242 genomic window:
- a CDS encoding cation-translocating P-type ATPase, with amino-acid sequence MDSYQKSIKEVIEETGAKEKSGLSPKEAQARLEKNGANKFKEVKRESIVKKFLHSLKDFTTIILLFAAAISFYTAIVTDHGDYFEGILIIAIVIINSALTIVQEGNAEKSLDALKDMNKQTSSVLRDGKVEAVDAENIVVGDILLLESGSMITADARLIETSQMRVEESALTGESEPVEKDAEYIADAEEALGDQLNMVFKGCTVSNGRGRAVVTATGMDTEMGKIAGLLGDHETGKTPLQIRLNQLGKRISILALAAAALVFIIGELQGEPMLDMFMTAVSLAVAAVPETLTVIVTLTLAYGVQKMAKKHAIIRQLPAVETLGTANVICSDKTGTLTQNKMRVRRVWSRGDEVTDTEDAMTDEAMEVLKMATLCTDVTVEKDKDDLVIKGNPTEAAIVRAVEENYHTKEELEEKYPRIGELPFDSERKMMTTVHQMGKKYISITKGAFDVLYPRFRYGDVDQAAIVNDRFGKRALRVIAVGFAVYDEEPQDISSEALEKNLRLSGLIGMIDPPRPESKGAIEKARKAGIKTVMITGDHVVTAGAIAKELGILTSKEEALTGSELRKLSDEELDARVKDLSVYARVTPEDKIRIVKSWQRTGAVVAMTGDGVNDAPALKASDVGCAMGITGTDVAQGASDMILTDDNFATIVDAVAQGRTVYRNIRKAINFLLSCNVSEIFIVVIAMLLGWGAPFTAVQLLFVNVVADGLPGFALGREPAEKNIMNEAPIPKNEGIFARGLWQKIGLNAFVFTVVTLFGFYLGAYVDGVSHWVSASPEVGQTVAFLVLAYSSILHVFNVRSTKSIFRVRLSSNKSLFEMAILAITITTVIALLPFTQELFYLVPIGLTHWALAIGLSIVPIFVNEMIKFHYSDEEEEE; translated from the coding sequence ATGGATAGTTATCAAAAATCCATAAAAGAAGTCATTGAAGAGACAGGAGCTAAGGAGAAAAGTGGCCTGTCACCAAAGGAAGCACAGGCTCGACTTGAGAAAAATGGAGCCAATAAATTCAAAGAAGTCAAAAGAGAATCAATAGTGAAAAAGTTTCTTCATAGCTTAAAGGATTTCACTACGATTATTTTACTGTTTGCGGCAGCTATTTCGTTTTATACGGCGATTGTGACAGACCATGGTGATTATTTTGAAGGAATCTTGATTATAGCAATTGTTATTATCAACTCGGCATTGACGATCGTTCAAGAAGGAAATGCGGAGAAGTCGTTAGACGCATTGAAGGATATGAACAAGCAGACCAGCTCAGTTTTGAGAGATGGAAAAGTAGAAGCGGTTGATGCAGAAAATATCGTTGTTGGAGATATCCTACTATTAGAGTCTGGATCAATGATTACAGCCGATGCTCGCTTAATCGAGACTTCTCAAATGAGAGTAGAGGAATCTGCTTTGACAGGTGAAAGCGAGCCGGTCGAAAAGGATGCAGAGTACATAGCTGACGCGGAGGAGGCTTTAGGAGACCAGTTGAATATGGTCTTCAAAGGTTGTACAGTCTCCAATGGTCGGGGAAGAGCGGTGGTTACTGCCACTGGTATGGATACCGAAATGGGGAAAATCGCTGGACTATTAGGCGATCACGAGACTGGAAAAACACCATTGCAGATTCGTTTGAATCAATTAGGAAAACGAATCAGTATTCTTGCGCTGGCAGCTGCAGCACTTGTGTTTATCATCGGTGAGCTACAAGGTGAACCGATGCTGGATATGTTTATGACAGCCGTTTCTCTTGCCGTAGCAGCAGTTCCGGAAACGTTGACGGTTATTGTTACGTTAACTTTAGCCTACGGTGTACAAAAAATGGCTAAAAAACATGCAATCATTCGTCAGCTTCCGGCGGTTGAAACTTTGGGAACTGCGAATGTCATTTGTTCGGATAAGACAGGTACGTTAACTCAAAATAAGATGCGGGTTCGTCGTGTTTGGTCACGAGGAGATGAAGTGACAGATACAGAAGATGCCATGACGGATGAAGCCATGGAAGTATTGAAAATGGCCACACTTTGTACGGACGTGACGGTTGAAAAGGACAAAGACGATCTAGTTATCAAAGGGAACCCAACAGAAGCGGCAATTGTTCGTGCCGTAGAGGAAAATTATCATACAAAAGAAGAGCTGGAAGAGAAATACCCACGAATTGGTGAGCTGCCGTTTGATTCTGAGCGAAAAATGATGACAACAGTCCATCAAATGGGGAAAAAGTATATTTCAATTACAAAGGGTGCGTTTGATGTATTGTATCCTCGTTTCCGATACGGAGATGTGGACCAAGCAGCAATAGTTAATGATCGCTTTGGGAAACGAGCGCTGCGTGTTATCGCAGTTGGTTTCGCTGTTTATGATGAGGAGCCACAGGATATTTCTTCAGAGGCATTGGAAAAAAATCTACGTTTATCTGGCTTGATCGGGATGATCGATCCGCCAAGACCGGAGAGTAAAGGTGCTATTGAGAAAGCTAGGAAAGCCGGAATTAAGACGGTTATGATTACTGGGGATCATGTAGTGACCGCTGGTGCAATAGCTAAAGAATTGGGCATTTTGACCAGTAAAGAAGAGGCATTAACTGGTAGCGAATTACGTAAATTGAGTGATGAAGAGCTTGATGCTCGGGTGAAGGATTTATCCGTCTATGCGCGTGTTACTCCGGAGGATAAGATTCGAATCGTCAAATCATGGCAACGAACAGGAGCGGTGGTCGCGATGACCGGAGATGGTGTCAATGATGCACCTGCTTTGAAAGCCAGCGATGTCGGTTGTGCCATGGGAATAACGGGGACAGATGTTGCGCAAGGCGCATCAGATATGATTTTGACCGACGATAATTTTGCAACAATCGTTGATGCTGTTGCCCAAGGAAGGACGGTCTATCGAAATATTCGTAAGGCGATCAATTTCCTTCTGAGCTGTAATGTTTCTGAAATTTTCATTGTTGTGATTGCTATGCTGTTGGGCTGGGGAGCACCATTTACAGCTGTTCAGCTTTTGTTTGTGAATGTAGTGGCGGATGGTTTACCTGGGTTTGCTCTAGGGAGAGAACCAGCTGAAAAAAATATCATGAATGAGGCACCGATTCCGAAAAACGAAGGGATTTTTGCCAGAGGTCTGTGGCAGAAAATTGGGTTGAATGCGTTTGTCTTTACCGTTGTTACTTTATTTGGCTTCTATCTTGGTGCGTATGTTGATGGAGTTTCTCATTGGGTAAGTGCCAGTCCGGAAGTTGGACAAACAGTAGCGTTCCTTGTCTTAGCTTATTCGTCCATTTTACATGTGTTTAATGTTAGAAGTACAAAATCAATTTTCAGAGTCAGACTTTCATCAAATAAATCGTTGTTTGAAATGGCGATTCTCGCAATTACCATCACAACAGTGATTGCCCTACTACCGTTTACTCAAGAGCTGTTTTACTTGGTTCCAATTGGTTTGACACATTGGGCCTTGGCGATCGGTTTGTCGATTGTACCGATTTTTGTGAATGAGATGATCAAATTCCATTACTCGGATGAAGAGGAAGAGGAGTAG
- the queA gene encoding tRNA preQ1(34) S-adenosylmethionine ribosyltransferase-isomerase QueA — protein MLSTEDFDFDLPEELIAQTPLADRTASRLLVMDRATGEIEDKHFSEIIDELESGDALVMNDTRVLPARLYGEKPDTGGHLEVLLLTNTEGDTWETLIKPAKRAKVGTQISFGDGRLKATVIQELDHGGRIITFDYEGIFLEIIESLGEMPLPPYIKERLDDPDRYQTVYAKENGSAAAPTAGLHFTQELLEKIQKKGVQLVYLTLHVGLGTFRPVSVDNISEHEMHSEFYRLTEEAAVKLNEVRASGGKIVAVGTTSIRTLETIGTKFDGEIKADSGWTNIFITPGYEFKIVQAFSTNFHLPKSTLVMLVSAFAGRELTLTAYQHAINEKYRFFSFGDAMFVK, from the coding sequence ATGCTTAGTACAGAAGATTTTGACTTTGATTTACCGGAAGAACTAATTGCACAGACACCATTAGCTGATCGCACAGCTTCCCGTTTGCTTGTAATGGATCGGGCGACCGGTGAAATAGAAGACAAGCACTTCAGCGAGATTATTGATGAGTTGGAGTCAGGAGATGCGTTGGTTATGAATGACACTCGTGTACTTCCTGCACGATTGTATGGTGAGAAGCCAGATACAGGTGGTCACTTGGAGGTTCTTCTATTAACGAATACAGAAGGCGATACATGGGAGACCTTAATTAAACCGGCAAAACGGGCGAAGGTAGGCACACAAATCAGTTTTGGAGACGGTCGCTTGAAGGCAACAGTTATCCAAGAACTGGATCATGGTGGACGAATCATTACCTTTGATTACGAAGGGATTTTTCTTGAGATCATTGAGTCTCTTGGAGAGATGCCATTGCCACCGTATATCAAGGAACGTCTAGATGACCCTGACCGCTACCAAACAGTATATGCAAAAGAAAACGGCTCTGCTGCGGCCCCTACTGCTGGCCTTCATTTCACACAAGAGCTGTTGGAAAAAATTCAGAAAAAAGGGGTTCAGCTAGTCTATTTAACTCTTCATGTTGGGTTAGGCACATTTCGACCTGTTTCAGTCGATAATATTTCTGAGCATGAGATGCATAGCGAATTCTATCGATTGACAGAAGAGGCTGCAGTGAAACTGAATGAGGTCAGAGCTTCCGGAGGGAAAATCGTTGCAGTTGGAACGACGTCGATTCGGACCCTGGAAACGATTGGGACGAAATTTGATGGAGAAATCAAGGCTGACAGTGGTTGGACAAATATCTTTATCACTCCGGGCTACGAGTTTAAAATCGTTCAGGCCTTTTCGACCAATTTCCACTTACCAAAATCTACATTGGTTATGTTGGTCAGCGCTTTTGCAGGGAGAGAACTGACGTTGACTGCATACCAACACGCAATCAACGAGAAGTATCGCTTTTTCAGCTTTGGCGATGCGATGTTTGTAAAATAA
- a CDS encoding helix-turn-helix transcriptional regulator — MPKKKNSSFESSIHVYRAMKRMTQQELADKVGVSRQTIIQLERNRYNPSLLLAHDIAEVFEVPIEKIFTFKRLTDQPQEESE; from the coding sequence TTGCCTAAAAAGAAGAACTCATCTTTTGAGAGTTCCATCCACGTCTACAGAGCTATGAAGCGTATGACCCAACAGGAATTAGCTGACAAAGTAGGCGTATCAAGACAAACAATAATCCAGCTTGAGCGTAATAGATACAACCCTTCTCTATTACTGGCTCATGATATCGCTGAGGTTTTTGAAGTGCCAATTGAAAAGATTTTTACTTTCAAAAGATTGACAGACCAACCACAAGAAGAATCAGAATAA
- a CDS encoding VOC family protein: MTPFIHHISLLTRHSEENRAIYIDLLGLRVVKHTVNQDNHRMIHDYYGNYYGAPGSVITFFIVPLLGHRYDNDHFLSTIGLKIPAGSLSFWKSRLKNAGIDYAERSNEIRFFDKDHIDIHLVEVDQPALEKDSQVDNDIPRDKQIIGLLSTEFHVAEPTETQNFFKQLLGWKAIDNRIRLNQTDFIDILATSNQEPMRMGRGSMDHVAFAVADDTALDALYEKAKNQGWEIEKIANRGYFRSLYIREPGGNRVEFATISPGFTIDEPLESLGEQLALPPFLEAQRVEIEQNLYEEK, translated from the coding sequence ATGACACCCTTTATTCATCATATTTCTCTGCTTACACGCCATAGCGAAGAGAATCGAGCAATCTACATTGACCTATTAGGCTTGCGCGTTGTAAAACACACTGTCAATCAAGACAATCACCGAATGATTCATGACTACTACGGAAATTATTATGGCGCACCTGGCTCTGTTATTACCTTTTTTATCGTTCCCTTATTAGGGCATCGCTACGATAATGATCATTTTTTGAGTACAATCGGCTTAAAAATTCCCGCTGGCAGTTTATCATTCTGGAAAAGTAGATTGAAAAATGCTGGAATCGATTATGCTGAACGATCCAATGAAATACGGTTTTTCGATAAAGATCACATTGACATTCACCTTGTGGAAGTTGATCAGCCAGCCTTAGAAAAGGACTCTCAAGTAGACAATGATATCCCGAGAGATAAACAAATTATAGGTTTGCTGTCTACAGAATTCCATGTGGCTGAGCCAACGGAAACACAAAACTTTTTTAAACAGTTACTCGGATGGAAAGCAATAGACAACCGAATCAGACTTAATCAAACAGACTTTATTGATATTCTGGCTACCTCAAATCAGGAGCCCATGCGAATGGGACGTGGCAGTATGGATCATGTGGCGTTTGCAGTGGCTGACGATACCGCTTTGGATGCTCTTTATGAGAAGGCGAAGAATCAAGGTTGGGAAATTGAAAAAATAGCGAATCGTGGTTATTTCAGAAGCTTGTATATTCGTGAACCCGGCGGTAATCGGGTAGAATTCGCTACAATCTCTCCCGGATTTACAATTGATGAACCCTTGGAAAGTTTGGGTGAACAACTCGCACTTCCCCCCTTTTTAGAAGCCCAGCGAGTAGAAATCGAGCAAAACCTTTATGAAGAGAAATGA
- the lanM gene encoding type 2 lanthipeptide synthetase LanM, translated as MENLTYSYAASLKQRINCWQKQYSATEDCQNFKKHKERYSHLVPEDYEKMFRMNRLDEKQFDIGLSSLNEEKAALLFHEVKEEAWFSLHQSLFSSVEQPIKTRNLQSALRYHVAYYEKWMTQSLKKYATRLVITPSALKDSVEQFQEELFFLARKTLVWDVHQITEQESFKGLTKEEEFKKYILDYLGTKECVHNFFSAYPVLAKLLAIRLQFACDNFDMFIDGIMSSAKQLSNQFAVAQPFLIDQLNVGKGDSHQKGKTVIEFRLNDLPLFFKPKNLEMGNRFNALLRFLEETISGADFYKVNRIVGPTYSIEEKVMHAACTTKTEVEQFYSRYGQLMAVAYWLGSTDLHMENVIACGSYPVLIDIETIIRPKFLAEKKPQTTQQIIERNSVLASGLVPYKKQENKSVAIDALSGQKQKLPYKIRQLRQANSSEICFELADGHMEGAQNIPILNGKEVDYRAYRTFIISGFNSMNEELLVHKEIFLQRAEALFANVPVRMIFRDTQDYAEYLMFAAHPECMSNYIERERVIGNLWQAEFVPERLILEEVKAMLVNDIPLFLLNSSETSIPVAGKLVKVVEESPFDVMCRRIRMIDKQWIQHSLLLLKESLGLLHYTPVDFSISTSSVNDSHQSSVIKRAGEIGDHVVEQLLWDDTSQQFLGIKVTLNEEKQPIITYMDDNLYDGFGGIYLFLLTLNHYVPKAKYQDTLVQLEQQIFKRKPDQAFQGIFTGIGMRLLVHFFAAELLQDKQHEAALYENLCTLSEQELPESSEWIGGTAGVYTLLCEIYKVYPYPIIKKLLHGYADAFVLEKNLDYSFAHGYAGILYSLEKMDEVLQCKMLDKKIDQCKFMLLNVLEKEGIHNRSWCRGLAGVTHVLNVDNLKSKIRSLNANQLDDCLCHGQAGILTTEELLCSSLVQTNHVHLTSDAACLPLDLFTGASGIGYRLLQADRHLEVRSILHLNFDEQYEKTTLL; from the coding sequence TTGGAAAATCTTACATATAGCTATGCGGCTTCACTAAAACAAAGAATCAACTGTTGGCAAAAGCAGTACTCGGCAACGGAGGACTGCCAGAATTTTAAGAAGCACAAGGAAAGGTACAGTCATTTAGTTCCTGAAGATTATGAAAAAATGTTTCGAATGAATAGATTGGACGAAAAACAATTTGATATCGGTCTCTCATCACTTAATGAAGAAAAAGCTGCCTTACTTTTTCATGAAGTGAAAGAGGAGGCTTGGTTTTCTCTTCACCAAAGTCTGTTTAGTTCAGTAGAGCAGCCGATAAAAACAAGGAATTTGCAATCAGCTTTACGCTATCATGTCGCATATTATGAAAAATGGATGACACAATCCTTAAAAAAATATGCGACTAGACTGGTAATCACCCCTTCAGCACTGAAAGACAGTGTTGAGCAGTTTCAGGAAGAGCTATTTTTTCTGGCTAGAAAGACATTGGTTTGGGATGTACATCAAATCACTGAGCAAGAGTCTTTCAAAGGCTTGACAAAGGAAGAGGAATTTAAAAAATACATCCTTGATTATTTGGGGACAAAGGAGTGCGTGCATAATTTTTTTAGTGCGTATCCGGTTTTAGCGAAGCTCTTGGCTATTCGACTCCAATTTGCCTGCGATAATTTTGACATGTTCATTGATGGGATTATGTCGAGTGCCAAACAACTGTCGAATCAATTTGCTGTCGCGCAGCCTTTTCTGATCGACCAACTGAACGTTGGCAAAGGTGACAGTCATCAGAAGGGGAAAACGGTCATTGAGTTTCGATTGAATGATCTGCCCCTCTTCTTTAAGCCTAAAAACCTTGAAATGGGCAATCGTTTCAATGCTCTGCTTCGTTTTTTAGAAGAAACAATTTCAGGTGCTGATTTTTATAAAGTGAATAGAATCGTTGGTCCAACCTACTCGATCGAGGAAAAAGTAATGCATGCTGCCTGTACAACTAAAACGGAAGTTGAGCAGTTTTATTCTCGCTATGGTCAGCTGATGGCTGTCGCTTATTGGCTGGGATCAACGGATTTACATATGGAAAATGTCATTGCCTGCGGCAGCTACCCAGTACTGATCGATATAGAAACGATCATTCGGCCAAAATTTTTAGCTGAGAAAAAACCGCAAACAACGCAACAGATAATTGAAAGAAATTCCGTTTTAGCAAGTGGCTTAGTTCCATATAAAAAACAGGAAAATAAGTCGGTTGCGATTGATGCTTTGTCAGGACAAAAACAAAAGCTGCCATATAAAATAAGACAGCTACGACAAGCCAATTCCAGTGAGATCTGTTTTGAGTTGGCCGATGGACACATGGAAGGTGCACAGAATATTCCTATTTTAAATGGCAAAGAGGTGGACTACCGAGCGTATCGAACGTTTATTATTTCCGGGTTTAATAGCATGAATGAGGAGCTGCTAGTGCATAAAGAGATATTTCTGCAACGAGCAGAAGCGTTGTTTGCCAATGTCCCTGTTCGCATGATTTTTCGGGATACACAGGATTATGCGGAGTATCTGATGTTTGCAGCACATCCCGAGTGTATGTCGAATTATATCGAGCGTGAGCGAGTGATTGGAAATTTATGGCAGGCGGAGTTTGTGCCGGAAAGGCTCATTTTGGAAGAGGTCAAAGCGATGTTGGTGAACGATATTCCGTTGTTCCTTCTTAATTCTTCTGAAACAAGCATTCCTGTTGCAGGTAAGTTAGTGAAGGTTGTGGAGGAGAGTCCGTTTGATGTAATGTGTCGTCGCATTCGGATGATTGATAAGCAGTGGATCCAGCATTCGCTGTTATTGCTGAAAGAAAGTCTAGGTTTGCTGCACTATACTCCTGTAGACTTTTCAATTTCGACCAGTAGTGTGAACGATTCACATCAGTCATCAGTAATAAAGAGAGCTGGTGAAATAGGAGACCATGTCGTGGAACAGCTCTTGTGGGACGATACAAGTCAACAATTTCTAGGGATAAAAGTTACTCTGAATGAAGAAAAGCAACCAATCATTACCTATATGGATGACAACTTATATGATGGATTTGGCGGTATTTATCTCTTTTTACTGACCTTGAATCATTATGTACCAAAAGCCAAGTATCAAGACACCTTGGTTCAATTAGAGCAACAAATTTTTAAAAGGAAACCAGATCAAGCCTTTCAAGGGATATTTACAGGAATAGGCATGAGATTATTGGTGCACTTTTTTGCTGCGGAACTATTGCAAGATAAACAACATGAGGCAGCGCTTTATGAAAATCTATGTACCTTGTCAGAACAGGAGTTACCGGAAAGTAGTGAGTGGATTGGAGGAACCGCAGGGGTGTACACCTTGCTATGTGAAATCTACAAAGTATATCCATACCCTATTATCAAAAAGCTGTTACATGGTTATGCAGATGCATTTGTCCTTGAAAAGAATCTGGATTATAGCTTTGCGCATGGCTATGCAGGAATTCTGTATAGCTTAGAGAAGATGGACGAGGTTCTTCAGTGTAAGATGTTAGACAAGAAAATTGATCAATGTAAATTCATGTTGTTGAACGTGTTAGAAAAAGAAGGAATTCACAATCGTTCTTGGTGTAGAGGATTAGCAGGCGTGACTCATGTCTTGAATGTAGATAATCTTAAATCAAAAATACGGTCTTTAAATGCAAATCAGCTGGATGATTGTTTGTGCCATGGTCAAGCAGGAATTTTAACCACTGAGGAGCTGTTATGCAGCTCTTTAGTACAAACGAACCATGTTCATCTGACTTCTGATGCCGCATGCCTTCCATTAGATTTATTTACCGGAGCATCTGGAATTGGTTATCGGTTGTTACAAGCTGATCGCCATTTAGAGGTTCGATCTATTCTACATCTTAATTTTGATGAACAATATGAAAAAACTACTTTACTTTAA
- a CDS encoding KUP/HAK/KT family potassium transporter: protein MGVVYGDIGTSPLYVMKAIVGDNGGLSAVSENFIIGAVSLIFWTLTILTTVKYVMIALNADNHGEGGIFSLYTLVRKSGKYLIIPAMIGGAALLADGVLTPAVTVTTAIEGLRGIPLFFDKFGMNQNIIVWITLVIILILFSVQRFGTDAVGKAFGPIMFLWFSFLGLMGLINFSQDWTVIRALNPYYAIELLFSSENHLGIFILGNVFLATTGAEALYSDLGHVGKKNIRFSWPYVKICLLLNYLGQAAWILESKGNPAIEGIESLNPFFQMIPESFTLFSVIFATLAAVIASQALISGSFTLVSEAIKLKLLPRMRIIYPGTNIGQMYIPVLNLILWLACSAIVIGFRTSSHMEAAYGLSITVTMLMTTVLLMFFLKQRGMPKLFVYLITLFFASIETVFFVSSIAKFFHGGYVAVGIALLILAIMTIWEWGNLIKEKTSDTVPIRDYIDQLDRLRDDQGIPYYQTNVVFMTPDLISDEIGRAVMYSILDKRPKRAKVYWFVNVEVTDEPFTKEYSIDMMGTDFIVQVQLYLGFRVSQEVNVYLRQIVHDLMKEGRLPKQPQKYTITPGREVGDFQFILIREELSKVTELKKWDRQVMQMKLAIKKMTILPENWFGLEYSDVKYESVPLIIGTTRKTHLIERKHEELE from the coding sequence ATGGGGGTTGTTTACGGAGATATCGGAACAAGTCCACTTTATGTAATGAAGGCCATTGTCGGTGATAATGGCGGACTTTCAGCGGTGTCGGAGAATTTTATCATAGGGGCTGTCTCCTTGATTTTCTGGACATTGACGATTCTGACGACCGTTAAATATGTCATGATTGCATTAAATGCAGATAACCATGGTGAAGGCGGGATTTTCTCTCTTTACACCTTAGTAAGAAAAAGTGGGAAGTACTTGATTATCCCGGCAATGATCGGAGGTGCAGCACTGTTGGCGGATGGTGTGTTGACACCGGCAGTAACCGTCACAACTGCAATAGAAGGGCTGCGAGGGATTCCGCTGTTTTTTGATAAATTCGGCATGAATCAAAATATTATTGTATGGATTACGCTAGTCATTATTTTGATCCTGTTTTCTGTTCAGCGATTTGGGACAGATGCTGTAGGGAAAGCTTTTGGACCGATCATGTTCCTCTGGTTCAGCTTTTTAGGGCTTATGGGGCTGATTAATTTCAGTCAGGATTGGACAGTGATTCGGGCGTTGAACCCATATTATGCGATTGAACTGCTATTCAGTTCTGAAAACCATCTGGGGATTTTTATTCTGGGAAATGTCTTTTTGGCAACTACCGGGGCCGAAGCTTTGTACTCAGATTTAGGGCATGTGGGTAAGAAAAATATTCGATTCAGTTGGCCGTATGTGAAGATTTGCCTTCTGCTCAATTACCTGGGACAAGCGGCTTGGATATTGGAATCAAAAGGAAATCCTGCCATTGAAGGCATCGAATCGTTGAATCCATTCTTTCAAATGATTCCTGAATCATTTACCTTATTCAGTGTTATTTTTGCAACGTTGGCGGCGGTCATTGCATCACAGGCCTTGATTTCTGGTTCGTTTACTCTTGTTTCAGAAGCCATCAAGCTGAAGCTTCTGCCTAGAATGAGAATTATTTATCCGGGAACAAATATTGGGCAAATGTATATTCCTGTATTAAATCTTATTCTTTGGTTGGCTTGTTCTGCTATTGTTATTGGTTTTAGAACATCCTCTCATATGGAGGCTGCGTATGGTCTGTCTATCACGGTAACGATGCTGATGACAACCGTTCTATTGATGTTCTTCTTGAAGCAACGAGGGATGCCAAAATTGTTTGTTTACTTGATTACTTTGTTTTTTGCAAGTATTGAAACAGTATTCTTTGTTTCCAGTATTGCAAAATTTTTCCATGGTGGTTATGTAGCCGTAGGAATTGCCTTGTTGATTTTGGCAATCATGACGATTTGGGAATGGGGCAATCTTATCAAAGAGAAAACCTCAGATACTGTACCGATTAGAGATTATATCGATCAATTAGATAGACTCCGAGATGATCAGGGTATTCCGTATTATCAGACGAATGTTGTCTTCATGACACCTGATCTGATCAGTGATGAAATTGGACGTGCTGTCATGTATTCTATTTTAGATAAACGTCCAAAGCGTGCTAAAGTTTATTGGTTTGTCAATGTAGAGGTGACGGATGAACCGTTTACTAAAGAGTACTCTATAGATATGATGGGAACAGATTTTATTGTTCAAGTCCAGCTTTATCTAGGATTCAGAGTTTCTCAGGAGGTCAATGTCTATCTGCGTCAAATCGTCCATGATTTGATGAAGGAAGGCAGATTGCCGAAGCAGCCGCAGAAATATACGATCACGCCAGGGCGTGAAGTGGGGGACTTCCAGTTTATCTTGATTCGCGAGGAATTGTCTAAAGTGACTGAATTGAAGAAATGGGACCGTCAGGTTATGCAGATGAAGCTTGCAATCAAGAAGATGACGATTTTACCTGAAAACTGGTTTGGTCTGGAATACAGCGATGTGAAATATGAGTCTGTTCCATTGATTATCGGAACCACTAGAAAAACACATCTGATTGAACGAAAGCATGAAGAGCTTGAATAA